The following are encoded together in the Thermococcus sibiricus MM 739 genome:
- a CDS encoding lipoyl domain-containing protein, producing the protein MEIEVKVPTISQEDKKGVVNQWYKKDGDVVKEGEEIAEVMIEKVTVIIKAQASGKLKILVPENGEVSQGDVIAVVETA; encoded by the coding sequence ATGGAAATTGAAGTCAAGGTTCCAACAATTAGTCAAGAGGATAAAAAAGGTGTAGTAAACCAGTGGTATAAGAAGGATGGAGATGTCGTAAAAGAAGGCGAAGAAATAGCCGAGGTTATGATAGAAAAAGTTACAGTGATTATAAAAGCTCAAGCAAGTGGCAAGCTCAAGATATTAGTGCCTGAAAATGGTGAAGTGTCTCAGGGAGATGTAATAGCTGTTGTAGAAACAGCCTAG
- a CDS encoding alpha-ketoacid dehydrogenase subunit beta: protein MARKLPMYKAISEAIAQEMERDENVFVMGEDIGAYGGIFGATSGLLEKFGPERVRDTPISESAFIGAALGAASKGMRPIVELMFVDFFGVAMDQIYNHIAKAYYMSGGQLKMPIVITTAIGGGYSDAAQHSQCLYGLFAHVPGLKIVIPSNSYDAKGLMISAIRDDNPVMYFFHKGLMGLGWMPSPPEATVEVPEEPYTVPIGEAKVVREGSDVTIVGVAKTVHEGIWAAEELEKEGISAEVIDLRSLVPLDKKTLLDSVKKTGRLVIADEDYRSYGMSGEIIATVVENGISLEAPPVRVAYPDVPVPYSRVLEKYVLPDKEKIINAVKRVI from the coding sequence ATGGCAAGAAAACTTCCTATGTATAAGGCAATCTCAGAGGCAATAGCTCAGGAAATGGAGAGAGATGAAAATGTATTTGTTATGGGTGAAGACATCGGAGCATATGGAGGAATTTTTGGTGCAACAAGTGGACTTTTAGAGAAGTTTGGACCCGAGAGAGTTAGAGACACTCCAATAAGCGAATCAGCATTTATAGGAGCTGCTTTAGGGGCAGCATCAAAGGGAATGAGGCCAATAGTGGAACTTATGTTTGTTGATTTCTTTGGAGTCGCTATGGATCAGATTTACAACCACATAGCAAAGGCCTACTACATGTCGGGTGGACAGTTAAAGATGCCAATAGTTATAACAACTGCAATAGGTGGAGGATACAGTGACGCTGCTCAACACTCTCAATGCTTATATGGGCTCTTTGCACATGTCCCAGGCCTGAAAATAGTGATTCCCTCGAACTCATATGATGCAAAAGGACTCATGATTTCGGCAATTAGAGATGACAACCCGGTGATGTACTTCTTCCACAAGGGCCTTATGGGACTTGGATGGATGCCTTCTCCACCAGAGGCTACCGTTGAAGTTCCAGAAGAGCCTTATACTGTGCCAATTGGAGAGGCAAAAGTAGTTAGAGAGGGAAGTGATGTGACGATTGTTGGTGTTGCTAAGACTGTACATGAGGGAATATGGGCTGCAGAAGAGCTCGAAAAGGAAGGTATAAGTGCAGAGGTTATTGATTTGAGAAGTCTGGTACCTTTGGACAAGAAAACTCTCTTAGACTCTGTAAAGAAGACCGGTCGCTTGGTAATAGCGGATGAGGACTACAGGAGCTATGGTATGAGTGGAGAGATCATTGCTACAGTTGTTGAGAATGGAATTTCATTAGAGGCACCGCCAGTTAGAGTTGCCTATCCAGATGTTCCCGTTCCTTACAGCAGGGTTTTAGAGAAATATGTCCTTCCTGATAAAGAGAAAATCATCAACGCTGTAAAGAGAGTGATTTGA
- a CDS encoding thiamine pyrophosphate-dependent dehydrogenase E1 component subunit alpha — protein sequence MEKVEEIPKETLLEIYKVMHKIRTYEETLAKWYYEGKTPRFDISAGPIPGELHLSSGQESAAVGVCLHLKPEDAVVGTHRAHHFAIAKGVDLKKMTAEIFGKATGLSGGKGGHMHLFDAYQNFSCSGIVGASFPQAVGVGIAAKLKGEDYVAVAVGGDGAANQGTFHEALNLAAIWKLPVIFVIEDNSWAISVPKDKSTAVSKNSERAAAYGIPGVSVDGTDVIAVYEVAKEAVERARRGEGPSLIEIKVYRLRGHFEGDPQHYRPKEDFELAKQKDPLLNFEKLLLEKGIATEEELNKIKEENVKEVQEAIDFAVNSPYPEPEEALKGVFAGGE from the coding sequence ATGGAAAAAGTAGAAGAAATCCCGAAGGAAACCCTGCTTGAGATATACAAAGTCATGCATAAGATTAGAACCTATGAAGAAACACTAGCAAAGTGGTATTACGAAGGAAAGACTCCTAGATTCGATATATCTGCAGGCCCAATCCCAGGAGAACTTCACCTATCCTCTGGTCAGGAATCAGCAGCAGTTGGTGTTTGCCTGCATTTGAAACCTGAAGATGCTGTAGTAGGAACCCATAGGGCCCATCACTTTGCAATAGCAAAGGGTGTTGATCTAAAGAAAATGACTGCTGAAATTTTTGGAAAAGCTACGGGATTATCAGGAGGAAAAGGTGGCCATATGCACTTATTTGATGCATACCAAAACTTCAGTTGTAGTGGAATTGTTGGTGCAAGCTTTCCACAAGCCGTTGGCGTAGGGATAGCTGCAAAACTAAAGGGAGAAGACTATGTTGCTGTTGCTGTTGGTGGAGATGGCGCTGCTAACCAGGGGACTTTTCATGAGGCCCTTAATTTAGCTGCAATCTGGAAACTACCCGTGATTTTTGTAATAGAAGATAATAGCTGGGCTATATCCGTTCCGAAAGATAAATCTACGGCAGTTTCAAAGAACAGCGAGAGAGCCGCCGCTTATGGAATTCCAGGGGTGAGTGTGGATGGAACTGATGTCATAGCAGTTTATGAAGTGGCCAAAGAAGCCGTTGAGAGAGCAAGAAGGGGAGAAGGGCCAAGCTTAATTGAAATAAAAGTTTACAGGCTTAGAGGACACTTTGAAGGTGATCCTCAGCACTATAGGCCTAAGGAGGATTTTGAGCTGGCTAAACAAAAAGACCCACTTTTGAACTTTGAAAAGCTTCTTCTAGAAAAAGGTATTGCTACAGAAGAGGAACTTAATAAGATCAAAGAAGAGAACGTCAAGGAAGTGCAAGAGGCCATTGACTTTGCAGTAAACAGCCCGTATCCTGAGCCTGAAGAAGCATTAAAGGGCGTTTTTGCAGGGGGTGAATGA
- a CDS encoding SPL family radical SAM protein: protein MRIIKTTAKTIYTKSGIPGVDYALNQYVGCQFACKYCYAKFICKWKPYGDWGTWVEVKTNAPELARKRVHGEVFMSSLSDPYQPIERELKLTRKTLQMMDKRNKLSILTKSPLVVRDIDLFKLFDDIEVGLTINSFEGKEKQIIEPFTPSQKLRIEALKTLKDEGIKNYGFISPIIPGITDIEAIIKETKGIVDYHSFEVLNLKGAGRKFVEILKENFPESYEIMINEDKFWEFVKELIALIKHLDIKAEGIEVHREGWEVIEVK from the coding sequence ATGAGAATTATCAAAACTACAGCAAAGACCATCTACACAAAAAGCGGAATCCCTGGGGTAGATTACGCCCTAAACCAATATGTTGGCTGTCAATTTGCGTGCAAATACTGCTATGCTAAGTTTATATGCAAATGGAAGCCCTACGGTGACTGGGGCACATGGGTGGAAGTAAAGACTAACGCTCCTGAGCTGGCAAGAAAGAGAGTTCATGGAGAGGTCTTCATGTCGAGCCTCTCTGATCCCTATCAACCAATTGAGAGAGAGCTCAAACTAACGAGAAAAACCCTCCAGATGATGGATAAGAGAAATAAATTGAGTATTTTGACTAAATCTCCGCTCGTGGTGAGAGATATTGATCTTTTCAAACTCTTTGATGATATTGAGGTAGGCCTAACAATAAACAGTTTTGAAGGGAAGGAAAAACAGATCATAGAACCATTTACACCCTCCCAAAAGTTAAGGATAGAAGCATTAAAAACCCTGAAAGATGAAGGAATTAAAAACTATGGGTTTATAAGCCCTATAATTCCTGGAATTACTGATATTGAGGCCATAATTAAAGAAACAAAGGGGATTGTAGATTATCACTCCTTTGAGGTTCTCAATCTAAAGGGTGCTGGAAGAAAGTTCGTGGAAATTTTAAAAGAAAACTTCCCAGAAAGTTATGAGATCATGATAAATGAGGATAAATTCTGGGAATTTGTTAAGGAGTTGATAGCACTTATAAAACACTTAGATATTAAAGCTGAAGGGATAGAAGTTCACAGAGAGGGCTGGGAAGTTATAGAGGTGAAATGA
- a CDS encoding heparan-alpha-glucosaminide N-acetyltransferase, with protein sequence MFDSEIYSKRFWEIDFARGIALIMMLISNFVTDLQFFLDYSEHKLFWRIFAYATASLFVSISGLSLWISHARGKKNIRKYLQRFTKLFGLGLLITLSTYILLKRGTIYFGVLHFLGVASLLVIPFYQLGWKNIFIAPLFLLGHEIVREIHAESLFLLPLGITPHQFFTLDYFPIFPWFGVFLLGTAVGGILYPHGQRKFNLNNLDNPVIDVICFIGRNTLKIYLIHQPVFVGLLMLIYGGLPNLGV encoded by the coding sequence ATGTTCGACAGTGAGATATACTCAAAGCGATTTTGGGAAATTGACTTTGCTAGAGGGATAGCATTAATTATGATGTTAATTTCAAATTTTGTTACTGATTTGCAATTTTTCCTGGACTATTCTGAGCATAAACTTTTCTGGAGGATTTTTGCCTATGCAACCGCCTCCCTCTTTGTTTCAATCTCCGGACTCTCACTTTGGATAAGCCATGCAAGGGGTAAAAAGAATATAAGAAAATATCTTCAAAGATTCACAAAACTTTTCGGCCTTGGTTTGCTGATAACCCTAAGCACATATATTCTTCTGAAAAGAGGGACGATTTACTTTGGGGTTCTACATTTCTTAGGAGTTGCAAGTTTGCTCGTCATCCCCTTCTACCAATTAGGATGGAAAAACATTTTTATAGCACCTCTATTCCTTTTGGGCCATGAGATAGTAAGAGAAATTCACGCTGAGAGCTTGTTTCTCTTACCATTAGGTATAACTCCTCACCAGTTCTTCACTTTAGACTATTTTCCCATATTCCCATGGTTCGGGGTTTTCTTGCTAGGTACAGCTGTTGGCGGGATATTGTATCCACACGGCCAGAGAAAATTCAACCTCAACAATCTAGACAACCCAGTCATAGATGTTATATGCTTCATTGGAAGAAATACCCTAAAGATTTATTTAATCCACCAACCAGTATTCGTGGGACTGCTCATGCTTATATATGGCGGATTACCTAATTTAGGAGTGTGA
- a CDS encoding NfeD family protein yields the protein MKTYIKNILKILSILADEIVVGIFLFFILPRAGIEVPLKPALAVIGFLIFKDVIAVKFLWEVFDKRVEVGPEALIGNDAIVVEELNPKGVVKVGNELWIAECLSGTAKKGEKVEIIEIRGTKLLVKCQE from the coding sequence ATGAAGACTTATATTAAAAACATCCTCAAAATTCTCAGCATACTTGCCGATGAAATAGTCGTGGGAATATTTTTGTTCTTTATTTTGCCAAGGGCTGGAATAGAGGTTCCCTTAAAGCCAGCTCTTGCTGTAATAGGATTTCTTATTTTTAAGGACGTTATTGCTGTTAAATTCCTCTGGGAGGTCTTTGATAAAAGAGTAGAAGTTGGGCCTGAGGCATTGATTGGAAATGATGCAATAGTCGTTGAAGAGCTAAATCCAAAAGGAGTTGTAAAAGTTGGAAACGAGCTCTGGATTGCAGAATGTCTGAGTGGAACTGCCAAAAAAGGGGAAAAAGTCGAAATAATCGAGATTAGGGGCACTAAGCTGCTCGTGAAATGCCAAGAGTAG
- the thrC gene encoding threonine synthase, with translation MFETTLKCTKCGIEYSLASGVYKCRECGAPLDVQYDYEGIRELVEDNDAWFREAPRLWKYWMFYPISNLRKIVSLNEGGTRLYRMKNLEKKLGFGKLYIKNEGENPTGAFKDRGSSVEITKALEFHARKVVVASTGNMAASISAYGSKAGLEVTIVVPEGTPIGKLVQAVVYGAKIKIHGTTYDEALAESERMAKEEDYYLTGNYHYRVEGQKSTGFEIFDQLRFDSPDWIVVPIGAGTHLRAIWKAAKEFYKVGLIERLPKIAGVQVEGYDAIVKAWKEGMPIKPRKEKKPTVASAIAVKAPVDGENVLRAIEESKGHLGVVTNEEAMNAGLLLGKEGLFVEPSSSTALALARQMREEGIIDKDERIVVIATGHGLKDTKTWESFIKF, from the coding sequence ATGTTTGAAACTACGTTAAAATGCACAAAATGTGGTATAGAATATTCCTTGGCAAGCGGGGTTTATAAATGTAGAGAATGTGGAGCTCCACTTGATGTTCAATATGATTACGAAGGAATAAGGGAGCTTGTAGAAGATAACGATGCATGGTTTAGGGAGGCTCCGAGATTATGGAAATATTGGATGTTTTATCCAATTTCAAATCTAAGAAAGATTGTGAGCTTAAATGAAGGGGGTACAAGGCTTTATAGAATGAAAAATCTGGAGAAAAAACTTGGCTTTGGGAAGCTTTACATCAAAAATGAAGGGGAGAATCCAACGGGAGCATTCAAGGATAGGGGCTCAAGTGTGGAAATAACAAAGGCTCTGGAATTTCATGCAAGAAAAGTTGTCGTGGCTTCAACTGGAAACATGGCCGCTAGTATCTCCGCTTATGGTTCTAAAGCAGGACTTGAAGTGACAATAGTAGTTCCAGAAGGAACTCCAATAGGTAAACTAGTTCAGGCTGTGGTTTATGGGGCAAAGATAAAGATCCATGGAACTACCTATGATGAGGCTCTGGCAGAGAGTGAAAGGATGGCAAAGGAGGAAGATTATTACTTAACGGGCAACTATCACTATAGGGTTGAAGGCCAAAAGAGCACAGGATTTGAGATCTTTGATCAGCTCCGTTTTGATTCCCCTGATTGGATTGTTGTTCCTATTGGGGCGGGAACTCATTTGAGGGCTATCTGGAAGGCTGCAAAGGAGTTCTACAAAGTGGGTCTTATTGAAAGGTTGCCAAAGATTGCAGGAGTTCAAGTAGAGGGTTATGATGCCATAGTAAAGGCCTGGAAAGAAGGAATGCCTATTAAGCCAAGAAAGGAAAAGAAGCCTACAGTGGCATCAGCAATAGCCGTTAAAGCACCTGTAGATGGGGAAAATGTTTTAAGAGCTATAGAGGAGAGTAAAGGACACTTGGGTGTTGTAACAAATGAAGAAGCTATGAATGCTGGTTTATTGCTCGGAAAGGAAGGTCTTTTTGTTGAACCATCATCTTCAACTGCCCTTGCCTTAGCAAGGCAGATGCGGGAAGAAGGAATAATCGATAAAGACGAAAGAATCGTTGTGATAGCCACGGGACATGGTCTTAAGGATACTAAAACATGGGAGAGTTTTATTAAATTTTAA
- a CDS encoding TRM11 family SAM-dependent methyltransferase: MYAIIYGKNPRLSEAEFWAFVRRFGLKVKVVEGSTYWIVFEGDKSIERLFHRLGGSLKLVRILGEGEEAIKELDYAKLFTVSIYGRDDWKLWRKLGSEIKKTFKSHGPAKFFKPAKVYAMPSELILKGFPEVKDFVVFFGKSVYVGETITLTDPFELKKLDVERPVQRAILSIPPRLARIMINLTEIRQGNFLDPFCGIGTIVQEFVLQGLNAYGSDSNPRAIHGAKENLKWLKKEFRTKGSAHLEICDVRKLKRCFRVKFDAIVTEPYMGKPLKYHPTTGEAIKLANELDRFYFSVFDSFGDVLKRHGRVVFVFPAYRLNDGRIYRKERKWLEKLGFEVMARYTDFEERHRIVRDIHVLGYR, translated from the coding sequence ATGTATGCGATCATCTATGGAAAGAACCCAAGGCTGAGTGAGGCGGAATTCTGGGCTTTCGTGAGAAGATTCGGGTTAAAGGTTAAAGTTGTTGAAGGTTCCACGTATTGGATAGTTTTTGAGGGTGATAAAAGCATAGAAAGGCTTTTTCACAGGCTTGGTGGTTCTTTAAAGTTGGTGAGAATCCTTGGTGAGGGAGAAGAAGCGATAAAAGAACTAGATTATGCAAAGCTTTTTACCGTGAGCATTTATGGAAGAGATGACTGGAAACTCTGGAGGAAACTAGGGAGTGAGATAAAGAAAACTTTTAAATCCCATGGCCCAGCAAAGTTTTTCAAACCCGCTAAAGTATATGCAATGCCCTCTGAACTTATCCTAAAGGGCTTTCCTGAAGTAAAGGATTTTGTCGTTTTCTTTGGTAAGAGTGTTTATGTGGGTGAAACCATAACTCTTACAGATCCATTTGAGCTTAAGAAGCTTGATGTGGAAAGGCCCGTGCAGAGGGCAATTCTTTCAATACCTCCACGTTTGGCTAGAATAATGATAAATCTAACCGAAATCAGGCAAGGCAACTTTCTTGATCCCTTCTGTGGAATAGGTACTATAGTCCAGGAATTTGTGCTTCAAGGGCTTAATGCTTATGGGAGTGATTCCAATCCCAGAGCAATTCATGGGGCCAAAGAGAACTTGAAATGGTTGAAAAAAGAATTTCGAACTAAAGGGAGTGCGCATCTCGAAATTTGTGATGTAAGAAAACTCAAACGCTGCTTTAGAGTCAAATTTGATGCAATAGTTACCGAGCCTTATATGGGTAAGCCCTTAAAGTATCACCCCACTACGGGAGAAGCAATAAAACTTGCAAATGAACTTGACAGGTTTTACTTTAGTGTCTTTGATAGTTTTGGCGATGTTCTAAAGAGACATGGAAGGGTTGTGTTTGTCTTTCCAGCTTACAGGCTCAATGATGGTAGGATTTATAGAAAAGAAAGAAAATGGCTCGAAAAGTTGGGTTTTGAGGTTATGGCGAGATATACAGACTTTGAAGAAAGACATCGAATAGTTAGGGATATTCATGTGCTGGGGTACAGGTAA
- a CDS encoding secondary thiamine-phosphate synthase enzyme YjbQ produces the protein MLFEVEISTRREFEVIDIAHLIEQKIRESKIKEGLAVIFTQHTTTALFINENENGLLEDVKGFLQTLVPKGKGYKHDRIDRNAHSHLRSILLNPSLAIPIKDGTLLLGTWQSVIFVELDGPRRRRVFIKLCEC, from the coding sequence ATGCTCTTTGAGGTTGAAATCTCGACGAGAAGGGAGTTTGAAGTGATTGACATCGCCCACCTAATAGAGCAAAAGATAAGGGAGAGTAAGATAAAGGAAGGATTAGCTGTAATTTTTACGCAACATACAACCACAGCCCTTTTCATTAACGAAAACGAAAATGGACTTCTTGAAGACGTTAAGGGATTCCTTCAAACTCTTGTCCCCAAAGGAAAAGGCTACAAGCACGACAGAATTGACAGAAATGCACATTCCCATTTGAGGAGCATCCTCCTAAATCCAAGCCTTGCAATCCCAATAAAAGATGGAACGCTTCTACTTGGAACTTGGCAGAGCGTTATCTTTGTAGAACTCGATGGGCCGAGAAGAAGGAGAGTTTTCATAAAGCTTTGCGAATGTTGA
- a CDS encoding DUF257 family protein yields MLEFFDKLKPGEIVLVEYSSRDDPTLFVAEIARWADAKKYQLLVTDLFNTVELYLKRANFRGSHCELKKAKFIEIGFRKIPEVNMIGFLRGDRELPALVSEYRQIFDKMLSEKFTVVLLFGIERWFIKRNEKIPFVNVLTSFLGDTPRIAFYIVNRDILNIASPGAFALLEDLATTIIEFKKGVRRKIVITKALNRELEDYEMEL; encoded by the coding sequence ATGTTAGAATTTTTTGATAAGTTGAAACCAGGAGAGATTGTGTTAGTAGAGTATTCATCCAGGGATGATCCAACACTATTCGTTGCTGAAATAGCAAGGTGGGCTGATGCCAAGAAATACCAATTACTAGTAACTGATTTATTTAATACCGTAGAGTTATACCTAAAACGAGCAAATTTCAGAGGCTCTCATTGTGAGCTGAAAAAAGCAAAATTTATCGAGATTGGATTTCGTAAAATACCTGAAGTAAATATGATTGGATTCTTAAGAGGAGACAGGGAATTACCTGCGTTAGTCAGTGAATACCGCCAGATTTTTGATAAGATGTTAAGTGAAAAGTTTACTGTTGTACTTCTCTTTGGAATAGAGAGATGGTTCATTAAAAGAAATGAAAAAATACCATTTGTCAATGTGCTTACAAGCTTTTTGGGAGACACGCCCAGAATCGCATTTTACATTGTGAACAGGGATATTTTAAATATAGCTAGCCCAGGAGCCTTCGCATTACTAGAAGACTTGGCCACCACTATTATAGAATTCAAAAAAGGCGTAAGAAGAAAGATTGTAATCACTAAAGCCCTTAACAGGGAATTAGAAGACTATGAAATGGAATTGTAA
- a CDS encoding ArsR family transcriptional regulator — protein MPEEQDVEKLSEEVKILRKTLNELMTSFELVSRLAENYLKLMNIYAQYGGLGIDVVVPQIRHDPIAREIVRILFDLKSANISQITQELKKRRGKASRNTVREKIQYLSSLNVVEEVDGEKGKGYALKKEVLNKWFDLIGIPIKFDQTK, from the coding sequence ATGCCAGAAGAGCAAGATGTCGAAAAACTTTCAGAGGAAGTTAAAATTTTAAGAAAGACCCTTAATGAGCTTATGACCAGTTTTGAGTTAGTCTCAAGGTTAGCAGAGAATTATCTGAAGCTAATGAACATATATGCCCAATACGGCGGTCTGGGAATAGACGTTGTTGTCCCCCAGATAAGACATGATCCTATAGCAAGAGAGATTGTGCGGATTCTCTTTGATCTAAAAAGTGCTAATATAAGTCAAATAACTCAAGAATTGAAAAAAAGAAGGGGTAAGGCTTCACGAAATACTGTTAGAGAAAAGATTCAGTACTTAAGCTCCCTTAATGTTGTTGAAGAAGTCGATGGGGAAAAGGGAAAAGGATATGCACTAAAAAAAGAAGTGCTCAATAAGTGGTTTGATTTGATCGGAATCCCAATTAAGTTTGACCAAACAAAATAA
- a CDS encoding Era-like GTP-binding protein, whose protein sequence is MIKVAIIGAENVGKSTLMNALLGKKVSETQPIPGTTKGIIKRAFGTVKIPKTMKNPFGGADELVLIDTAGLYDPQYELRGKVLSEEKFKELLNEIASADVIINMIDAQYGLHRGMEKLHHILKFRYEKPIIVVVNKIDLIPKEKVEELREIIKKRLEQEPIMLSLVTYEGFNELLEKLVYYAQYAKKS, encoded by the coding sequence ATGATAAAGGTTGCGATTATAGGTGCTGAGAATGTTGGGAAGTCTACCTTAATGAATGCTCTCTTGGGAAAGAAAGTATCCGAAACCCAACCCATTCCAGGTACCACAAAAGGAATTATAAAAAGGGCCTTTGGAACTGTGAAGATACCTAAAACAATGAAGAATCCCTTTGGAGGAGCAGATGAGTTAGTTTTAATTGACACTGCAGGCCTCTATGATCCCCAATATGAACTTAGAGGAAAGGTTTTGAGTGAGGAGAAGTTCAAAGAGCTTTTGAATGAAATTGCTTCAGCAGATGTGATTATCAATATGATAGATGCCCAGTATGGCCTTCACAGAGGAATGGAAAAACTTCATCATATCCTTAAATTCAGATACGAAAAACCGATAATAGTAGTTGTCAACAAGATAGATCTCATACCGAAAGAAAAAGTTGAAGAACTTAGGGAGATCATCAAGAAGAGGCTTGAACAGGAACCGATAATGCTGTCACTGGTTACCTATGAAGGATTTAACGAACTTTTAGAAAAGCTGGTATATTACGCTCAGTACGCCAAGAAGTCTTAA
- a CDS encoding HD domain-containing protein translates to MLKIFLEGGKLKKLPRMGWLLRGIPKPESVADHAFCVTLITLFLADELRKKGININVERALKIAILHDLAEARITDLPLDAQIYIDKKKAEKKSMIDILGAEKVEYFELFQDYEEERSIEGKLVKFADKLEMVLQAWEYEKAGFKGLEEFWNAVDYLKQSEFYEYFKTLIEEIEELKTY, encoded by the coding sequence ATGTTAAAAATCTTTCTAGAGGGAGGAAAACTTAAAAAACTCCCTCGAATGGGTTGGTTGCTTAGAGGGATTCCTAAACCAGAAAGTGTCGCCGACCATGCTTTTTGTGTGACATTGATAACCTTATTCTTAGCAGATGAGCTTAGAAAGAAAGGAATAAACATTAATGTGGAAAGAGCCCTTAAGATAGCAATTCTTCACGATCTCGCAGAAGCAAGGATAACCGATCTCCCCCTCGATGCCCAAATATACATTGATAAGAAAAAAGCAGAGAAGAAGTCAATGATAGATATCTTGGGAGCTGAGAAGGTAGAATATTTTGAGCTTTTTCAAGATTACGAAGAAGAAAGAAGTATTGAAGGGAAGTTGGTGAAGTTTGCAGACAAACTGGAGATGGTTCTCCAAGCTTGGGAATACGAAAAGGCCGGATTTAAAGGATTAGAAGAATTTTGGAACGCCGTAGACTACCTTAAACAAAGCGAGTTTTATGAATATTTTAAAACGCTGATTGAAGAAATCGAAGAACTGAAAACTTATTAA
- a CDS encoding MBL fold metallo-hydrolase produces the protein MALEKLGKNLYLYPGSPSTMIKTGEKTVIIDPGNGSKRPKELRRELRKIGVEINYIIATHAHADHVAIVPKLDKPLFIHRYEFSIAETPLNRELLTFGSKAPKGFLVYQFPSEVRVHAIFDWSDELFGLRALELPGHSPGMTGFLDEENAVLYAGDSFFGERVIEGVGLPYLIEPNLFKESIKRLVNYAEEGVLLIPSHGKSVKGEEALNLLEFNLKRVEAGESKILELLKTPRSVSELSYFLAKSFDAKITPQALALNQVPIRAIIADLYNKDLIEPVIEEDLKWKAKP, from the coding sequence GTGGCTCTCGAAAAGTTAGGTAAGAACTTATATTTATATCCTGGAAGTCCATCTACCATGATAAAAACCGGAGAAAAAACCGTAATAATTGATCCTGGAAACGGAAGTAAGAGACCTAAAGAACTTAGAAGGGAGCTTAGAAAGATTGGGGTAGAAATTAACTATATTATTGCCACTCACGCCCACGCAGATCATGTGGCCATTGTTCCCAAACTAGATAAACCCCTCTTCATCCATCGATACGAATTCTCAATAGCCGAAACCCCACTTAATAGAGAACTACTAACTTTTGGATCAAAGGCTCCTAAGGGGTTTTTAGTATACCAGTTCCCTAGTGAAGTTAGAGTCCATGCTATTTTTGACTGGAGTGATGAGCTTTTTGGACTTAGGGCCCTTGAATTACCTGGTCACTCTCCGGGAATGACTGGTTTTCTAGATGAAGAAAATGCTGTGCTCTATGCTGGAGACAGCTTCTTTGGTGAAAGAGTTATAGAGGGTGTGGGCCTTCCATATTTAATAGAGCCAAACCTCTTCAAAGAATCTATAAAAAGATTGGTGAATTATGCAGAAGAAGGTGTCCTTCTCATACCTTCCCATGGCAAGAGCGTGAAGGGAGAGGAAGCCCTTAATTTGCTGGAATTCAATCTCAAACGTGTTGAAGCTGGAGAATCAAAGATACTTGAACTTCTAAAAACACCAAGAAGTGTTAGCGAACTCAGTTACTTCTTAGCAAAAAGTTTTGATGCCAAAATAACTCCTCAGGCACTAGCTCTAAACCAAGTTCCTATAAGGGCAATAATAGCCGACTTGTACAATAAGGATCTCATAGAACCTGTGATAGAGGAAGACCTCAAATGGAAAGCTAAACCTTAG